Proteins from one Comamonas flocculans genomic window:
- a CDS encoding tyrosine-type recombinase/integrase has protein sequence MLTDTALRNLKPKSLTYKASDRDGMYVTVSPAGTVTFRYDYRLNGRRETLTIGRYGAGGISLAMAREKLLDAKKAVAAGCSPALEKQREKRRLTAAKNFGDVALKWLADAKMADSTRAMRKHVVDRDILPVFKSRLLNEITADDLRALCNKVKARGAPATAVHVRDIVKQVYAFAILHGERVDNPANDVAAASIATFVPKDRALSPAEIRLAFHQLESIATYPTIRLALRMVLLTLVRKSELIEATWSEIDFEHATWTIPKQRMKGRNPHVVYLSRQALDILVALHTCAAGSKFVLPSRYEPTRCMSHATLNRVTQLIVSRAQAAGLPLEPFTVHDLRRTGSTLLNEVGFNGDWIEKCLAHEEGRSSRSIYNKAEYAEQRRHMLQEWADMVDAWIDGRTHVPKLLPENVSVPVLSAAL, from the coding sequence ATGCTTACCGACACAGCACTGCGCAACCTGAAGCCTAAGTCCTTGACTTATAAGGCTTCTGACCGGGATGGGATGTACGTGACGGTATCGCCCGCCGGTACCGTCACCTTCCGCTACGATTACCGTCTCAACGGGCGCCGTGAGACCCTGACCATCGGCCGCTATGGCGCCGGCGGCATCTCCCTGGCTATGGCCCGCGAAAAGCTGCTTGACGCCAAGAAGGCCGTCGCTGCTGGCTGTTCCCCGGCACTGGAGAAGCAGCGCGAGAAGCGCCGGCTGACCGCAGCCAAGAACTTCGGCGATGTAGCGCTCAAGTGGCTGGCGGACGCCAAGATGGCCGACAGCACGCGCGCGATGCGCAAGCATGTCGTGGACCGCGACATCCTGCCGGTATTCAAGAGCCGGCTGCTCAATGAAATCACCGCCGATGACCTGCGGGCCTTGTGCAACAAGGTGAAGGCGCGCGGGGCTCCTGCCACTGCGGTGCATGTCCGCGACATCGTGAAGCAGGTCTATGCCTTTGCCATCCTGCATGGGGAGAGGGTGGACAACCCGGCCAACGACGTGGCGGCCGCCTCGATCGCCACCTTCGTGCCGAAGGACCGGGCGCTGTCGCCAGCCGAGATCCGCTTGGCGTTCCACCAGTTGGAGTCCATCGCGACCTACCCGACGATCCGCCTGGCGCTGCGCATGGTTCTGCTGACCCTGGTGCGTAAGAGCGAACTGATCGAGGCAACCTGGAGCGAGATCGACTTCGAGCACGCGACCTGGACGATTCCGAAGCAACGTATGAAGGGGCGCAACCCTCACGTGGTTTATCTGTCCCGGCAGGCCCTGGACATCCTGGTGGCGCTGCACACCTGCGCGGCGGGCTCGAAGTTCGTGCTGCCCTCGCGCTATGAGCCGACCCGTTGCATGTCGCATGCGACCTTGAACCGGGTGACCCAGCTCATCGTGTCGCGGGCCCAGGCCGCAGGCCTGCCGCTGGAGCCGTTCACGGTGCATGACCTGCGCCGCACCGGCTCGACGCTGCTCAACGAAGTGGGCTTCAACGGCGACTGGATCGAGAAGTGCCTGGCACACGAGGAAGGGCGCTCCTCGCGCTCGATCTACAACAAGGCCGAATACGCCGAGCAGCGGCGCCACATGTTGCAGGAGTGGGCCGACATGGTCGATGCCTGGATCGACGGGCGCACCCATGTGCCGAAGCTGCTGCCGGAGAACGTATCAGTCCCAGTTCTCAGTGCGGCTTTGTGA
- the guaA gene encoding glutamine-hydrolyzing GMP synthase, with the protein MDHDKILILDFGSQLTQLIARRVREMHVYCEVHPCDVSDDWLRAQLQEGRLKGVILSGSHASTTLESTDRAPQAVFTLGVPVLGICYGMQTMAAQLGGAVQGGEQREFGYAELRAHGHTALLKDIADFTTEQGHGMLKVWMSHGDKVTELPPGFKLMASTPSCAIAGMADEARHFYGVQFHPEVTHTAQGRALLQRFVLGICGARADWVMQDHVAEAVARIRAQVGDQQVLLGLSGGVDSSVAAALIHKAIGEQLTCVFVDHGLLRLHEGDMVMAMFAEKLQVKVVRVNAGPLFLRELAGISEPEAKRKTIGRLFIDVFKAEAEKLKAQSAREIAFLAQGTIYPDVIESGASKNAKKAVTIKSHHNVGGLPEQLGLELLEPLRDLFKDEVRELGIALGLPPEMVYRHPFPGPGLGVRILGEIKPEYPDLLRRADAIFIEELRNGIDAASGKSWYELTSQAFAVFLPVKSVGVMGDGRTYDYVVALRAVQTSDFMTADWAELPYSLLKRVSSRIINEVRGINRVTYDVSSKPPATIEWE; encoded by the coding sequence ATGGACCACGACAAGATCCTCATCCTTGACTTCGGCTCACAGCTGACACAGCTCATCGCCCGGCGCGTGCGCGAGATGCACGTGTATTGCGAGGTACACCCCTGCGACGTCTCCGACGACTGGCTGCGCGCGCAGCTGCAGGAAGGGCGGCTGAAGGGTGTGATCCTCTCGGGCAGCCATGCCAGCACCACGCTGGAGAGCACCGACCGCGCACCGCAGGCGGTGTTCACGCTGGGCGTGCCGGTGCTGGGCATCTGCTACGGCATGCAGACCATGGCGGCGCAGCTGGGTGGCGCGGTGCAGGGCGGCGAGCAGCGCGAGTTCGGCTATGCCGAGCTGCGTGCCCACGGCCATACCGCATTGCTCAAGGACATCGCGGACTTCACCACCGAGCAGGGCCACGGCATGCTCAAGGTCTGGATGAGCCACGGCGACAAGGTCACCGAGCTGCCGCCGGGCTTCAAGCTCATGGCCAGCACGCCGTCCTGCGCCATTGCCGGCATGGCCGACGAGGCACGGCACTTCTACGGCGTGCAGTTCCACCCCGAAGTCACGCACACCGCACAGGGCAGGGCGCTGCTGCAGCGCTTCGTGCTCGGCATCTGCGGCGCGCGCGCCGACTGGGTCATGCAAGACCACGTGGCCGAAGCGGTGGCGCGCATCCGCGCCCAGGTGGGCGACCAGCAGGTGCTGCTGGGCCTGTCCGGCGGCGTCGATTCCAGCGTGGCCGCCGCGCTGATCCACAAGGCCATCGGCGAGCAGCTCACCTGCGTCTTCGTCGACCACGGCCTGCTGCGCCTGCATGAAGGCGACATGGTCATGGCCATGTTCGCCGAGAAGCTGCAGGTCAAGGTGGTGCGCGTGAACGCCGGACCGCTCTTCCTGCGTGAGCTCGCCGGCATCAGCGAGCCCGAAGCCAAGCGCAAGACCATAGGCCGGCTGTTCATCGACGTGTTCAAGGCTGAAGCCGAAAAGCTCAAGGCCCAGAGTGCGCGCGAGATCGCCTTCCTGGCCCAGGGCACGATCTACCCCGACGTGATCGAATCGGGCGCCAGCAAGAACGCCAAGAAGGCCGTCACCATCAAGAGCCACCACAACGTCGGCGGCCTGCCCGAGCAACTCGGCCTGGAGCTGCTCGAACCCCTGCGCGACCTGTTCAAGGACGAGGTGCGTGAGCTGGGCATCGCCCTGGGCCTGCCGCCCGAGATGGTCTACCGCCACCCCTTCCCCGGCCCCGGCCTGGGTGTACGCATCCTGGGCGAGATCAAGCCCGAATACCCGGACCTGCTGCGCCGCGCCGACGCCATCTTCATCGAAGAGCTGCGCAACGGCATCGACGCGGCCAGCGGCAAGAGCTGGTACGAGCTGACCAGCCAGGCCTTTGCCGTCTTCCTGCCGGTGAAAAGCGTGGGCGTGATGGGTGACGGGCGCACCTACGACTACGTCGTCGCCCTGCGCGCCGTGCAGACCAGCGACTTCATGACCGCCGACTGGGCCGAGCTGCCCTACAGCCTGCTCAAACGGGTCAGCAGCCGCATCATCAACGAGGTGCGCGGCATCAACCGGGTGACCTACGACGTGAGCAGCAAGCCGCCGGCGACGATCGAGTGGGAGTGA
- a CDS encoding DUF2958 domain-containing protein, with protein MNNVPITAEQRIVLLANGRASLENPDFDPAPVVKLFTPDGGATWLLTEIDPDDHDHAFGLCDLGLGEPEIGWVSLSELASVRGGLGLPIERDLSFRAEKRLSAYARDARLAGRIIV; from the coding sequence ATGAACAACGTACCCATTACTGCCGAGCAACGCATCGTGCTGCTGGCCAACGGCCGCGCATCGCTGGAGAACCCGGACTTCGATCCGGCTCCAGTGGTCAAGCTGTTCACGCCGGACGGCGGCGCGACCTGGCTGCTGACCGAGATTGATCCCGATGACCACGACCACGCTTTCGGTCTTTGCGACCTGGGCCTGGGCGAGCCGGAAATCGGCTGGGTCAGCTTGAGCGAGCTGGCGAGCGTGCGCGGCGGGCTGGGCCTGCCGATCGAACGTGATCTGTCTTTCCGTGCTGAGAAACGCTTGAGCGCCTACGCACGCGATGCGCGGCTGGCCGGGCGGATCATCGTGTGA
- a CDS encoding ParB/RepB/Spo0J family partition protein: MNAVTQTEARAVTAAAAIPLEAADPTKNLILVALSRLVSRPAGRNVRKTPRMSIPELAASIQRVGLLQNLIVIAAADGEHYEVVAGGRRLAALKLLAKKRRISKEWEVPCLLVADGTARTASLTENVQREAMHPADQFEAFAALVAEGRPIEDIAADFSVSPLVVQRRLKLANVSPRLLADYRAEAVNLDQLMALAITDDHAAQETAFYDAPTWQRSPNALRERLTEREIDAYRHPLVRFVGLETYEAAGGGIRRDLFADDDAGVYLTDAALLDRLVQDKLAGIAAEVKAEGWAWVDATPGMTHADLHAFQRAPRERREPNKREAQRIEKLQTKLHELAAAVDDALEAEDEDKADALQEEGEAVGEQLQALEDGLQDYGATVKAAAGAIVTIDRNGQAVIHRGLMREAEAKALRTLERLRQGFGGEDAGNDDEGEDDEQPKTAAMSDRLAQRLSAHRTAALQIEVARHPQVALAALVHGMVQTVLQESRYGHDLPLGVSLKVQDRLEGMAPDWPESPAAVALRELQQVAGEALPEDSTELFAALLAKSQDELVRLLAVCVAVTVDVVTHRAMPHQPGEELAQAVGLDMAAWWQPTAEGYFKHVSKAAILDAVGEYAPEQVNRLAKLKKADIASEAERLADGTGWMPAIFKAEGTTAQDAPQAVTDDEPEAIDHADEQQAHALAA, translated from the coding sequence ATGAACGCCGTTACCCAAACCGAAGCCCGCGCCGTCACTGCCGCCGCCGCTATCCCGCTGGAAGCTGCCGACCCGACCAAGAACCTGATACTGGTTGCCCTGTCGCGGCTGGTGTCGCGTCCTGCTGGCCGCAACGTGCGCAAGACCCCGCGCATGTCCATTCCCGAGCTGGCCGCGTCCATCCAGCGTGTCGGCCTGCTGCAAAATCTGATCGTGATTGCCGCCGCCGATGGCGAGCATTACGAAGTGGTCGCCGGTGGCCGCAGGCTGGCCGCGTTGAAGCTGTTGGCGAAAAAGCGCCGCATCAGCAAGGAATGGGAGGTGCCTTGCCTGCTGGTGGCCGATGGCACCGCCCGCACGGCCAGCCTCACCGAGAACGTGCAGCGCGAAGCCATGCACCCGGCCGACCAGTTCGAGGCATTCGCCGCGCTGGTGGCCGAAGGCCGACCCATCGAGGACATTGCAGCGGATTTCAGCGTGTCCCCGCTGGTGGTGCAGCGCCGCTTGAAGCTGGCGAACGTCTCGCCCCGGCTGCTGGCCGACTACCGCGCCGAAGCCGTGAACCTTGACCAGTTGATGGCCCTTGCCATCACCGACGACCACGCCGCGCAGGAAACCGCGTTCTACGATGCGCCGACGTGGCAGCGCAGCCCGAATGCTTTGCGCGAACGCCTCACCGAAAGGGAAATCGACGCCTACCGGCATCCGCTGGTGCGTTTCGTCGGACTGGAGACCTACGAAGCCGCAGGCGGTGGCATCCGCCGCGACCTGTTCGCGGATGACGATGCGGGCGTGTATCTGACCGATGCCGCGCTGCTGGATAGGCTGGTGCAAGACAAGCTGGCCGGTATCGCCGCCGAGGTGAAGGCCGAAGGCTGGGCGTGGGTGGACGCCACGCCGGGCATGACCCATGCCGACCTGCACGCTTTCCAGCGTGCGCCGAGGGAGCGGCGCGAGCCGAACAAGCGCGAAGCGCAACGCATCGAGAAGCTGCAAACCAAGCTGCACGAACTGGCCGCAGCCGTGGATGACGCGCTGGAAGCCGAGGACGAGGACAAGGCCGACGCGCTGCAAGAGGAAGGGGAAGCCGTGGGCGAGCAGTTGCAGGCGCTGGAAGATGGCTTGCAGGACTACGGTGCGACCGTGAAAGCCGCAGCCGGTGCCATCGTCACCATCGACCGCAACGGGCAGGCCGTGATTCATCGCGGGCTGATGCGCGAAGCCGAAGCCAAGGCGCTGCGCACGCTGGAACGCCTGCGCCAAGGTTTCGGCGGCGAGGATGCCGGGAACGACGACGAAGGCGAGGATGACGAGCAGCCCAAGACCGCCGCCATGTCCGACCGGCTGGCGCAGCGGTTGAGCGCCCACCGCACCGCCGCGCTGCAAATCGAAGTCGCCCGGCATCCGCAAGTGGCGCTGGCCGCGCTGGTGCATGGCATGGTGCAGACCGTCTTGCAGGAAAGCCGCTACGGCCACGACCTGCCGCTGGGCGTGAGCCTGAAAGTGCAAGACCGGCTGGAAGGCATGGCCCCGGACTGGCCGGAATCGCCCGCCGCCGTGGCGCTGCGCGAACTGCAACAGGTAGCGGGCGAAGCCTTGCCCGAGGACAGCACCGAACTGTTCGCCGCGCTGCTGGCGAAGTCGCAAGACGAACTGGTGCGGCTGCTGGCGGTATGCGTGGCCGTCACGGTGGACGTGGTGACGCATCGCGCCATGCCGCACCAGCCCGGTGAGGAACTGGCGCAGGCCGTGGGCCTCGACATGGCCGCATGGTGGCAGCCGACCGCAGAAGGCTACTTCAAGCACGTTTCCAAGGCCGCGATTCTGGATGCCGTAGGCGAGTACGCACCCGAACAGGTCAACCGGCTGGCGAAGCTCAAGAAGGCCGACATTGCCAGCGAAGCCGAGCGGCTGGCCGATGGCACGGGCTGGATGCCCGCCATCTTCAAGGCCGAAGGCACCACGGCGCAGGATGCGCCGCAGGCCGTGACGGATGACGAGCCGGAAGCCATCGACCACGCCGACGAGCAGCAAGCCCACGCACTCGCCGCGTGA
- a CDS encoding DUF932 domain-containing protein, whose amino-acid sequence MQLASRFASRSPSLRSDYPLSDDQIHRVAPSIFADAPHESRSQRYAYIPTAAVLTELRKEGFQPFMVTQTRVRDEGKREHTKHMIRLRHASQINGAEANEIILLNSHDGTSSYQMLAGMFRFVCSNGLVCGDTVADVRVPHKGNVSGHVIEGAYEVLRGFDRVKDSRDAMRAITLDEGEAEVFARSALALKYDPTDNKPAPITESQILMPRRFDDRRPDLWSVFNRTQENLTKGGLQGRSANGRRQQTRPVQGIDSDVRLNRALWMLADGLRQLKA is encoded by the coding sequence ATGCAACTCGCATCCCGTTTCGCTTCCCGTTCCCCCTCGCTGCGCAGCGACTACCCACTGTCCGATGACCAGATTCATCGCGTAGCGCCTTCCATCTTCGCGGACGCGCCGCATGAAAGCCGTTCGCAGCGGTACGCCTACATCCCCACCGCTGCCGTGCTGACCGAGCTTCGCAAAGAGGGGTTTCAACCCTTCATGGTGACGCAGACCCGCGTGCGCGACGAAGGCAAGCGCGAGCACACGAAACACATGATCCGCTTGCGCCACGCCAGCCAGATCAATGGCGCGGAAGCCAATGAAATCATCCTGCTGAACTCCCATGATGGAACGAGCAGCTATCAGATGCTGGCCGGCATGTTTCGGTTCGTGTGCAGCAATGGGCTTGTGTGCGGCGACACCGTGGCCGATGTGCGCGTGCCCCACAAAGGCAACGTTTCCGGGCATGTGATCGAAGGCGCTTACGAAGTCTTGCGCGGCTTCGACCGGGTGAAGGATTCCCGAGATGCCATGCGCGCGATCACGCTGGACGAAGGTGAAGCCGAAGTGTTCGCCCGTTCTGCGCTGGCCCTCAAGTACGACCCCACCGACAACAAGCCCGCGCCCATCACCGAATCGCAAATCCTGATGCCGCGCCGGTTCGATGACCGCCGCCCGGACTTGTGGAGCGTGTTCAACCGCACGCAAGAAAACCTGACCAAAGGTGGATTGCAGGGCCGCAGCGCCAACGGACGCCGCCAGCAGACCCGCCCCGTGCAGGGCATTGATTCCGATGTGCGCCTCAATCGCGCCCTCTGGATGCTGGCCGATGGCCTGCGCCAGTTGAAAGCCTGA
- a CDS encoding transcriptional regulator: MVHDFTLVYALDSGVGSQEDVLRQLANSDCADATVGWGRPGHVGLAFSREASDRDAAVKLATVQMAQALPGAVLVRVAAA; the protein is encoded by the coding sequence ATGGTTCACGATTTCACACTGGTCTATGCGCTGGACTCGGGCGTCGGGTCGCAGGAGGATGTCCTTCGCCAGTTGGCGAACAGCGACTGCGCCGATGCCACGGTCGGCTGGGGACGGCCAGGTCATGTCGGTCTGGCTTTCAGCAGGGAAGCGAGCGACCGCGATGCTGCGGTCAAGCTTGCAACGGTGCAGATGGCACAGGCGCTGCCCGGGGCAGTACTGGTCCGGGTGGCTGCCGCGTAG
- the guaB gene encoding IMP dehydrogenase, with amino-acid sequence MRLLGKALTFDDVLLVPAYSQVLPKDASLATRFTRGISLNIPLVSAAMDTVTEARLAIAIAQEGGIGVVHKNMSAEQQAAEVAKVKRHESGVVLDPVVITPEHTVLQVLQLSEELGISGFPVCDGGKVIGIVTSRDVRFETRYEVKVREIMTPRERLITVREQDHTSPDEAKQLLNKHKLERLLVVNDAFELKGLITVKDIDKQTTFPNAARDAGGSLRVAAAVGVGAGTEERVELLARAGVDAIVVDTAHGHSKGVIERVRWVKHHYPQLQVIGGNIATGAAALALVEAGADAVKVGIGPGSICTTRVVAGVGVPQIMAIDSVASALKGTDVPLIADGGIRFSGDIAKALAAGASSVMMGGVFAGTEEAPGEVILYQGRSYKSYRGMGSIGAMQQGSADRYFQESSSGNPNADKLVPEGIEGRVPYKGSMVSIVYQMTGGVRASMGYCGCATIAEMNEKAEFVEITAAGFRESHVHDVQIVKEAPNYHGN; translated from the coding sequence ATGCGCCTTCTCGGAAAAGCGCTCACCTTCGACGATGTGTTGCTGGTGCCCGCATATTCCCAGGTCCTGCCCAAGGACGCCTCTCTCGCGACGCGCTTCACGCGCGGCATTTCCCTGAACATCCCGCTGGTGTCCGCCGCCATGGACACGGTGACCGAAGCGCGCCTGGCCATCGCCATCGCCCAGGAGGGCGGCATCGGCGTGGTGCACAAGAACATGTCGGCCGAGCAGCAAGCGGCTGAAGTGGCCAAGGTCAAGCGCCATGAATCGGGCGTGGTGCTCGACCCGGTGGTCATCACCCCCGAGCACACCGTGCTGCAGGTGCTGCAGTTGTCCGAAGAGCTGGGCATTTCCGGCTTTCCGGTGTGCGATGGCGGCAAAGTCATAGGCATCGTCACCAGCCGAGACGTGCGTTTCGAGACCCGCTACGAAGTCAAGGTGCGCGAGATCATGACGCCGCGCGAGCGTTTGATCACCGTGCGCGAGCAAGACCACACCAGCCCGGACGAGGCCAAGCAGCTGCTGAACAAGCACAAGCTCGAGCGCCTGCTGGTGGTGAACGACGCCTTCGAGCTCAAGGGCCTGATCACCGTCAAGGACATCGACAAGCAGACCACCTTCCCCAACGCCGCGCGCGACGCCGGCGGCAGCCTGCGCGTGGCCGCGGCCGTGGGCGTGGGCGCCGGCACCGAAGAGCGGGTGGAACTGCTGGCGCGCGCCGGGGTGGACGCCATCGTCGTCGACACCGCGCACGGCCACAGCAAGGGCGTGATCGAGCGCGTGCGCTGGGTCAAGCACCACTACCCGCAGCTGCAGGTGATAGGCGGCAACATCGCCACCGGCGCGGCGGCGCTGGCGCTGGTGGAGGCCGGCGCCGACGCGGTCAAGGTCGGCATAGGCCCGGGCTCGATCTGCACCACCCGCGTGGTGGCCGGCGTGGGCGTGCCGCAGATCATGGCGATCGACAGCGTGGCCAGCGCGCTCAAGGGCACCGACGTGCCGCTGATCGCCGACGGCGGCATCCGCTTCTCGGGCGACATCGCCAAGGCGCTGGCCGCGGGGGCGAGCTCGGTCATGATGGGTGGGGTGTTCGCCGGTACCGAAGAAGCGCCCGGCGAGGTCATCCTCTACCAGGGCCGCTCCTACAAGAGCTACCGCGGCATGGGCTCGATCGGCGCGATGCAGCAGGGCAGCGCCGACCGCTACTTCCAGGAGTCGAGCAGCGGCAATCCCAACGCCGACAAGCTGGTGCCCGAAGGCATCGAGGGCCGCGTGCCCTACAAGGGCTCCATGGTCTCCATCGTCTACCAGATGACGGGCGGCGTGCGCGCCTCCATGGGCTATTGCGGCTGCGCGACGATTGCCGAGATGAACGAAAAGGCCGAGTTCGTCGAAATCACCGCCGCCGGCTTTCGCGAATCGCACGTGCACGACGTGCAGATCGTCAAGGAAGCGCCCAACTACCACGGCAACTGA
- a CDS encoding helix-turn-helix transcriptional regulator, which produces MPPSSQPAQDRPSSLPHPGTAGYDNVPQFPAKAPLPFRRTIRRHELHQIVPLAETTIYEMEQRGEFPRRFRLTARCVVWDLEEVEAWIEGRKQASRSAKTTSSSGPDVRLRRHRPVR; this is translated from the coding sequence ATGCCGCCCTCTTCGCAACCCGCCCAGGACAGACCTTCATCTTTACCCCATCCGGGCACGGCCGGCTACGACAACGTTCCCCAGTTCCCGGCAAAGGCGCCCTTGCCTTTCCGCCGCACCATCCGCCGCCACGAACTGCACCAGATCGTCCCCCTCGCCGAGACGACGATCTACGAAATGGAGCAGCGCGGCGAATTCCCGCGCCGCTTCCGCCTCACCGCCCGTTGCGTCGTGTGGGATTTGGAAGAAGTCGAAGCCTGGATCGAAGGCCGCAAGCAAGCCTCTCGATCAGCGAAGACCACCTCGTCCAGCGGACCGGACGTGAGGCTGCGCCGGCACCGCCCTGTTCGATGA
- a CDS encoding DUF4124 domain-containing protein: protein MTLQRFFLLVLACGWATLASAQYQWLDKDGRKVFSDRPPPLDVPQKNILQEPRLGRIAPARTAPAGAAPADAPAAGADASPAAGAAAPAAAAAAKPPAASAGTDKELQEAKAKAEAQEQARKKAEEEAKARKQAQTQADNCRRARQAKTTLEPGRLVGTVNAQGERVYMDDATRAAELKRAEQIIASDCK from the coding sequence ATGACTTTGCAACGCTTCTTCTTGCTGGTGCTGGCCTGTGGCTGGGCGACGCTGGCCTCGGCGCAATACCAATGGCTGGACAAGGACGGGCGCAAGGTCTTCAGCGACCGCCCTCCACCGCTGGACGTGCCGCAAAAGAACATCCTGCAAGAGCCCCGGCTGGGCCGCATCGCGCCCGCCCGGACGGCGCCCGCAGGCGCTGCGCCAGCCGATGCCCCAGCGGCCGGCGCTGACGCGTCGCCCGCTGCTGGCGCGGCTGCCCCTGCTGCGGCAGCGGCCGCCAAGCCACCCGCTGCCTCCGCTGGTACCGACAAGGAGCTGCAGGAAGCCAAGGCCAAGGCCGAGGCGCAAGAGCAAGCCAGGAAGAAGGCCGAAGAAGAGGCCAAGGCGCGCAAGCAGGCCCAGACGCAGGCCGACAACTGCCGCCGGGCGCGCCAGGCCAAGACCACGCTGGAGCCCGGGCGTCTGGTGGGCACGGTCAACGCCCAGGGCGAGCGCGTCTACATGGACGACGCCACCCGTGCCGCCGAGCTCAAGCGCGCCGAGCAGATCATCGCCAGCGACTGCAAGTAA
- a CDS encoding nucleotidyl transferase AbiEii/AbiGii toxin family protein, whose product MSTWLEHWDRRYTDRVRLLVDILPVLASEPGFALKGGTAINLFEHDLPRLSVDIDLAWLPVHDYAEDAKLIAEALGRLADVLRARPLKLQVQTSAGEGGAVTRLVASRGRARVQIETTPVMRGTVHPVRTMVVRPRVEEAFGFAEVQVLAFADLYAGKLAAALSRQHPRDLFDVGLLLEDERADAGLWRTFLVYLTCSPKPAWEMLAPRVPADFEATFEAHFKGMTSVPISVAALLESRERLLARVAHWLDGSSRAFLQSVEDEKPDFSLIGLAHAADLPGVRRKLHNLAQRTAAKRAADRQQLDDMLARIAGTG is encoded by the coding sequence ATGAGCACCTGGCTTGAGCACTGGGACCGGCGCTACACGGACCGCGTGCGGCTGCTGGTCGATATCCTGCCGGTGTTGGCCTCGGAGCCGGGCTTTGCGCTCAAGGGCGGCACGGCCATCAACCTGTTCGAGCACGATCTGCCACGCCTGTCGGTGGACATAGACCTGGCCTGGTTGCCGGTCCACGACTACGCCGAAGATGCGAAGCTGATCGCCGAAGCGTTGGGGCGGTTGGCCGATGTGTTGCGCGCCCGGCCTCTGAAATTGCAGGTGCAGACCTCGGCGGGCGAGGGCGGGGCGGTCACTCGCCTGGTGGCCAGTCGCGGCCGTGCGCGCGTGCAGATCGAGACGACGCCCGTGATGCGTGGCACGGTGCATCCGGTGCGTACCATGGTCGTGAGGCCACGGGTGGAGGAAGCCTTCGGCTTTGCCGAGGTGCAGGTGCTGGCGTTCGCCGATCTCTATGCCGGCAAGCTGGCGGCTGCGCTGTCGCGGCAACACCCGCGTGATCTCTTCGACGTCGGCCTGCTGCTGGAGGATGAACGAGCAGATGCGGGTCTCTGGCGAACCTTTCTCGTGTACCTGACGTGCAGTCCGAAGCCGGCCTGGGAAATGCTGGCACCGCGCGTGCCGGCGGATTTCGAGGCCACCTTCGAGGCCCACTTCAAGGGGATGACGTCCGTGCCTATCAGCGTGGCTGCCTTGCTGGAAAGTCGCGAGCGCCTGTTGGCGCGCGTAGCGCATTGGTTGGATGGGTCGTCGCGCGCCTTCCTGCAATCCGTCGAGGATGAGAAGCCGGATTTCAGTCTGATTGGACTGGCCCATGCGGCTGACTTACCGGGGGTGCGACGCAAGCTGCACAACCTGGCGCAGCGCACGGCCGCCAAGCGTGCAGCAGATCGTCAGCAGCTTGACGACATGCTGGCGCGGATCGCCGGTACTGGATGA
- a CDS encoding type IV toxin-antitoxin system AbiEi family antitoxin domain-containing protein, with amino-acid sequence MDAQNSGKLNRLLAELGDTRLVSSRWLRAHGYSNSLVARYVGSGWLVSPARGVYMRRGGRLQWDGVVRSLQVGEGMPLHVGGRFALGLQGHEHYLRLGDAGTITLYGPQQPPGWVGKLSLEQRFEYQGKGSLDLPAVPVTAEVSEKALSEAGLAWHSAAPGTDALVCSTPERAMLELCDSVSDAAGVYEADALMQAMTTLRPQRVGLMLRHCRSIKAKRLFLALAERHRHAWLSHVPLEGVDLGRGKRALVPGGRLHPTYQITLPGELDEHLA; translated from the coding sequence ATGGATGCTCAAAATTCAGGAAAACTGAACCGTTTGCTGGCCGAACTGGGCGATACCCGGTTGGTGTCCAGCCGCTGGCTACGGGCGCACGGCTACTCCAACAGCCTTGTGGCGCGCTACGTGGGCAGCGGCTGGCTGGTGTCGCCAGCGCGTGGCGTCTACATGCGCAGGGGCGGGCGGCTGCAATGGGATGGCGTGGTCCGCAGCCTGCAGGTCGGTGAGGGCATGCCGCTGCACGTCGGGGGACGCTTCGCACTCGGCCTGCAGGGCCACGAGCACTACCTGCGCCTGGGCGATGCCGGGACGATCACGCTGTATGGGCCACAGCAGCCGCCGGGCTGGGTGGGCAAGCTTTCGCTGGAGCAGCGCTTCGAATACCAGGGCAAGGGTTCGCTCGATCTGCCGGCCGTACCCGTCACTGCGGAAGTCTCAGAGAAGGCGTTGTCGGAAGCGGGCCTGGCTTGGCATTCAGCGGCACCTGGGACCGATGCGCTGGTTTGCTCGACGCCCGAGCGGGCCATGCTGGAACTGTGCGACAGCGTATCGGATGCGGCAGGGGTCTATGAGGCCGATGCGCTGATGCAGGCCATGACCACGCTGCGGCCGCAGCGCGTCGGCCTGATGCTGCGGCACTGCCGCAGCATCAAGGCCAAGCGGCTGTTCCTGGCCCTGGCCGAGCGCCATCGGCATGCGTGGCTGTCGCACGTGCCGCTGGAGGGCGTCGATCTGGGTCGTGGCAAGCGCGCGTTGGTGCCCGGCGGACGCCTGCATCCGACCTACCAGATCACCTTGCCGGGAGAGCTCGATGAGCACCTGGCTTGA